One Coffea arabica cultivar ET-39 chromosome 5c, Coffea Arabica ET-39 HiFi, whole genome shotgun sequence DNA window includes the following coding sequences:
- the LOC113688850 gene encoding probable polyol transporter 4 isoform X1: MSGAILFIKEDLKTTEVQEEIFLGILSIISILGILAGGRISDAIGRKPAMGLAAFVFQAGAVIMTVSPTFEVLMIGRILAGIGIGFGVMIAPVYIAEISPAFARGSLSSFPEIFINLGILLGFVSNYAFSGLPAHLNWRIMLAVGILPAVFIAFALCIIPESPRWLVMQNRIQEARAILLKTNDNDTEVDERLSEIQLAAGITDAEKHQSKAVWRELLSPTPALRRMMITGFGIQCFQQITGIDATIYYSPKIFKAAGIDGNSNLLAATVAVGVTKTAFILVAIVLIDKVGRKPLLYVSTIGMTLCLFTLGTSLSIPGEGSVGIALAILSVCANVAFFSVGIGPVCWVLTSEIFPLRLRAQASALGGVCSRVCSGLIAMSFLSVSHAITTAGIFLVFSLLSAISVAFVYTMVPETKGKSLEQIELLFQNNICGGFGIKNFISSKFLGDKHKVSARTA; encoded by the coding sequence ATGAGTGGGGCAATACTATTTATTAAAGAAGATTTGAAGACAACAGAGGTGCAAGAAGaaatttttcttggtatcttgagCATAATATCAATTTTGGGTATTTTAGCTGGTGGAAGAATATCTGATGCCATTGGGAGAAAACCAGCAATGGGTTTAGCTGCTTTTGTCTTCCAAGCAGGAGCAGTCATAATGACTGTATCCCCCACATTTGAGGTACTAATGATAGGAAGAATCTTGGCTGGAATTGGAATTGGTTTTGGAGTCATGATTGCACCTGTTTACATTGCAGAGATATCACCTGCATTTGCTAGAGGTTCCCTCTCCTCCTTTCCTGAGATTTTCATAAATCTGGGAATCCTTTTAGGTTTTGTCTCCAACTATGCATTTTCTGGTCTTCCAGCACACCTAAACTGGAGGATAATGCTTGCAGTGGGAATTCTGCCTGCAGTCTTCATTGCATTTGCACTATGCATAATTCCTGAGTCACCACGGTGGTTAGTTATGCAGAACCGAATTCAAGAGGCAAGGGCTATTCTGTTGAAAACAAATGATAATGACACAGAGGTAGATGAGAGGCTATCAGAAATTCAATTAGCTGCTGGAATTACTGATGCCGAGAAGCATCAAAGCAAGGCTGTGTGGCGTGAATTGCTAAGTCCTACTCCAGCACTTCGCAGGATGATGATCACTGGTTTCGGAATCCAGTGTTTCCAACAGATTACTGGCATTGATGCAACTATTTATTATAGTCCCAAGATCTTTAAAGCTGCTGGTATTGATGGTAACTCAAACCTTCTTGCAGCAACAGTGGCTGTGGGGGTTACAAAGACGGCATTTATACTTGTAGCTATTGTTCTTATCGACAAAGTTGGGAGAAAGCCACTGCTCTATGTGAGCACAATTGGTATGACTTTATGTCTGTTTACATTGGGAACCAGCCTTTCCATTCCGGGAGAGGGATCTGTCGGAATAGCATTGGCAATACTATCAGTCTGTGCAAATGTAGCTTTCTTTTCCGTGGGTATTGGTCCCGTTTGTTGGGTTTTGACTTCTGAAATCTTTCCTTTGAGGCTAAGAGCTCAAGCATCAGCACTTGGAGGAGTTTGCAGCAGAGTATGCAGTGGCCTGATTGCTATGTCCTTCCTCTCTGTTTCGCATGCAATTACTACGGCTGGGATCTTTCTTGTGTTTAGTTTACTTTCAGCAATTTCTGTTGCCTTTGTCTATACAATGGTTCCAGAAACTAAAGGTAAATCTCTGGAGCAGATTGAGCTGCTGTTCCAAAATAATATCTGCGGAGGTTTTGGTATCAAAAATTTCATCTCCTCAAAGTTTCTTGGCGACAAACATAAAGTGTCAGCACGCACAGCTTGA
- the LOC113688850 gene encoding probable polyol transporter 4 isoform X2, with amino-acid sequence MSGAILFIKEDLKTTEVQEEIFLGILSIISILGILAGGRISDAIGRKPAMGLAAFVFQAGAVIMTVSPTFEVLMIGRILAGIGIGFGVMIAPVYIAEISPAFARAHLNWRIMLAVGILPAVFIAFALCIIPESPRWLVMQNRIQEARAILLKTNDNDTEVDERLSEIQLAAGITDAEKHQSKAVWRELLSPTPALRRMMITGFGIQCFQQITGIDATIYYSPKIFKAAGIDGNSNLLAATVAVGVTKTAFILVAIVLIDKVGRKPLLYVSTIGMTLCLFTLGTSLSIPGEGSVGIALAILSVCANVAFFSVGIGPVCWVLTSEIFPLRLRAQASALGGVCSRVCSGLIAMSFLSVSHAITTAGIFLVFSLLSAISVAFVYTMVPETKGKSLEQIELLFQNNICGGFGIKNFISSKFLGDKHKVSARTA; translated from the exons ATGAGTGGGGCAATACTATTTATTAAAGAAGATTTGAAGACAACAGAGGTGCAAGAAGaaatttttcttggtatcttgagCATAATATCAATTTTGGGTATTTTAGCTGGTGGAAGAATATCTGATGCCATTGGGAGAAAACCAGCAATGGGTTTAGCTGCTTTTGTCTTCCAAGCAGGAGCAGTCATAATGACTGTATCCCCCACATTTGAGGTACTAATGATAGGAAGAATCTTGGCTGGAATTGGAATTGGTTTTGGAGTCATGATTGCACCTGTTTACATTGCAGAGATATCACCTGCATTTGCTAGAG CACACCTAAACTGGAGGATAATGCTTGCAGTGGGAATTCTGCCTGCAGTCTTCATTGCATTTGCACTATGCATAATTCCTGAGTCACCACGGTGGTTAGTTATGCAGAACCGAATTCAAGAGGCAAGGGCTATTCTGTTGAAAACAAATGATAATGACACAGAGGTAGATGAGAGGCTATCAGAAATTCAATTAGCTGCTGGAATTACTGATGCCGAGAAGCATCAAAGCAAGGCTGTGTGGCGTGAATTGCTAAGTCCTACTCCAGCACTTCGCAGGATGATGATCACTGGTTTCGGAATCCAGTGTTTCCAACAGATTACTGGCATTGATGCAACTATTTATTATAGTCCCAAGATCTTTAAAGCTGCTGGTATTGATGGTAACTCAAACCTTCTTGCAGCAACAGTGGCTGTGGGGGTTACAAAGACGGCATTTATACTTGTAGCTATTGTTCTTATCGACAAAGTTGGGAGAAAGCCACTGCTCTATGTGAGCACAATTGGTATGACTTTATGTCTGTTTACATTGGGAACCAGCCTTTCCATTCCGGGAGAGGGATCTGTCGGAATAGCATTGGCAATACTATCAGTCTGTGCAAATGTAGCTTTCTTTTCCGTGGGTATTGGTCCCGTTTGTTGGGTTTTGACTTCTGAAATCTTTCCTTTGAGGCTAAGAGCTCAAGCATCAGCACTTGGAGGAGTTTGCAGCAGAGTATGCAGTGGCCTGATTGCTATGTCCTTCCTCTCTGTTTCGCATGCAATTACTACGGCTGGGATCTTTCTTGTGTTTAGTTTACTTTCAGCAATTTCTGTTGCCTTTGTCTATACAATGGTTCCAGAAACTAAAGGTAAATCTCTGGAGCAGATTGAGCTGCTGTTCCAAAATAATATCTGCGGAGGTTTTGGTATCAAAAATTTCATCTCCTCAAAGTTTCTTGGCGACAAACATAAAGTGTCAGCACGCACAGCTTGA